The genome window GTCTCTATTCTTAAAACGGAGAAGATCGATGTGGGGAATGCAGAACAAGTAGAAAGACTCCTTCAAAAATTACAAACAGAAACAGATAGCCATGTTGCCAGCACTATTCAATATTTGCTCCAACAATACAGCCATCTGCTACCTTAAAAAGCTTATTGCATGATTTTATCTAACAGTTCTTCATCAAATTGCCCTTCTTTTAGCATGGAAATTTCGTGCTTATAAGGAGGTTTTTTATTTTT of Alkalicoccobacillus plakortidis contains these proteins:
- a CDS encoding DUF2624 family protein, which produces MNVFIQQLINQKINSITAPELIKQAEKNQIQISSSQAQQVVSILKTEKIDVGNAEQVERLLQKLQTETDSHVASTIQYLLQQYSHLLP